A stretch of the Corylus avellana chromosome ca6, CavTom2PMs-1.0 genome encodes the following:
- the LOC132185846 gene encoding uncharacterized protein LOC132185846 has translation MGSLPHWNMNCSILCKGGAVSFVGFAALPFMQSRVRAFEGLVRGQIISQSLCRKETSVFLGNGSNHMLSKKVIFTIPRCSPSSNSSGSDNDSSKQPKQTPFGYTRKDVLLIGLGLTVFGIGLKTGLEFAGVDPLQAGNVVQLVLVLGLTVGWISTYIFRVSNKEMTYAQQLRDYENKVMEKRIEGLTEAELEVLLEQVEEEKRRLARGEQVK, from the exons ATGGGTAGTCTTCCACATTGGAATATGAATTGCAGCATTTTATGCAAAGGGGGAGCGGTTTCATTCGTGGGTTTTGCTGCTCTTCCATTTATGCAGTCGAGGGTGAGAGCTTTTGAAGGTTTGGTGAGAG gACAAATTATCAGTCAAAGCTTATGTAGAAAGGAAACTTCTGTTTTTCTGGGGAATGGATCCAACCACATGTTGTCAAAGAAAGTGATCTTTACCATCCCTAGATGTAGCCCTTCTTCAAACTCCAGTGGTAGTGACAATGACTCCTCCAAACAGCCCAAG CAGACACCTTTCGGTTACACAAGGAAAGATGTTTTACtgattggacttggacttactGTCTTCGGCATTGGCTTGAAAACTGGATTAGAG TTTGCAGGAGTTGATCCTCTGCAAGCTGGAAATGTAGTTCAGCTGGTACTCGTTTTGGGCCTAACTGTTGGTTGGatttcaacatatatatttagAGTTTCAAACAAGGAAATGACATATGCTCAACAATTACGTGACTATGAAAACAAAGTCATGGag AAGCGGATAGAGGGCCTAACAGAAGCAGAGCTGGAAGTATTGCTTGAACAAGTTGAGGAAGAGAAGAGACGCCTTGCTAGGGGCGAGCAGGTTAAGTAA